From a region of the Dictyostelium discoideum AX4 chromosome 2 chromosome, whole genome shotgun sequence genome:
- a CDS encoding armadillo repeat-containing protein has protein sequence MANNNNNNNNNENKNEYLFWKVFKNKYLIKNIFYQMTIENNEFNYLKIDRKKCNVNSRIKINRITHLEWLTRNGYNGYYKGDDLLNDKIKSKRRLRVDRDAIIIFLEKSKGDRRTISKLFNYEINKEDFKMLDLIKQSIRANNFTAVKFFSGGDNEENDGYQLQIYPSTLKCALLSKDLEIIKYIFNNLILYNIENNFKGIGLNGLLKIITTTTTTTTTTTTTTTTATTIKQNKDNEIIEFLIEKFQSIDSDQLKETIDLNYLIMEIKNYELIDKILDLVPSKIKIIDKNNNNNSNNNNKKIKNKINNGYINIDSDIDNDNNNNNNNNNNNNNNNNNNNKNKNSNSYIDNNNDDDDDDDDDDDDDDDDDDDDDDDDDDDNENNDENNDNSLIKNFPIESLNGFNSMELLSILKLVFKIKKKEIQIKDINQFYKLENSSDQIKFIKSTIIKELKKINLIVEYFIEYDEILDDIEYQAINPNANGNSNDSGSNDSNDSGSGIDNNFNNKLENSLLDEIFSNFSLNGLNYLIKRNCLKNNNNNNNNNNNNNNNNNNNNNNNNNNNNNNNNNNNIKKDYEFHNDKTNFKKDQEKINSIFKRFNSFINLYNQQTVLSYPIEKVLLKYSEFGYSSIIIPLISNNNNNNNNNNNNNNNNNNNNNNNNNNNNNNNNNNNNNNNNNNNNNNNNNNNNNENNNNNNPLDLDLKLLQMIIKNSKRFEIDFEKRILEDSLLKIKKSLISNHSELEKNIEKIYSLILDSILNLNLDSLKSIYNFILKQGFEQSTLLIQLPKLKFQNLFHYQDELIFKRVDENNHQQDFKIIKDIFNFFNNMKYISKHFFNNIIKCLTSSKEFSLKEKEKLIKRINFTRYPKSSLKIVFLNLIQKNFNISKLILSRIIDNNNNNNGDDGDDGVVDIFNGFKKSYNEIIKIKFEQELGRDKPYIIIKKNLKSEYLDKPIQEEELSDEHYEMDSMVNQLYEYDEIYYFIDKLLSSSGGGGVLINHKDCFQFIFEHLFNLILQSKQCTLELVNELIEKYKEYQIKVPHGFYQIFNYLYLKSPSLAHFTMETWDLFQYGYFRVNRYLNDSHFTFDYIYNCKDCFEIFTKLSDSFIETIRATLYFENPAEQKQSDYETLNENCIFLMDLNLLDYFFRFMTHTKSIPFLNADSLYFIVMKFDNIDRIEEIIQFLLLERCEVTVLKLLEVAIESGRIETVNYLLSNYLQELTNQGPLKTYYTIFQFNNLSILNIFLSNEIYKSLLALYEINSEIQYSDSESFKFINGTYEKDFYNKSFKYGYLSICKLLEEHYGSNNNNNQDNNSENSSSNGGNNIVKLKLKLKTIEKAIQNDHIEIIKYYYLNYPQYKYLIKYSLRKLKPLDFNYFKWLK, from the coding sequence atggctaataataataataataataataataatgaaaataaaaatgaatatttattttggaaagtttttaaaaataaatatttaattaagaatatattttatcaaatgacTATTGAGAATAATgagtttaattatttaaaaattgatagaAAAAAGTGTAATGTAAATTCAAGAATAAAGATTAACAGAATTACTCATTTAGAATGGTTAACAAGGAACGGATACAATGGGTATTATAAAGGggatgatttattaaatgataaaattaaatcaaaaagaagGTTAAGAGTTGATAGGGATGCAATAATTATATTCTTGGAGAAATCAAAAGGTGATAGAAGAACCATATCAAAGTTATTCAATTATGAAATCAATAAAGAAGATTTCAAAATGttagatttaataaaacaatcaATTCGTGCAAATAACTTTACAGCTGTTAAATTCTTTTCAGGtggtgataatgaagaaaatgatggttatcaattacaaatttatcCTTCAACTTTAAAATGTGCATTACtttcaaaagatttagaaattataaaatatatttttaataatttaatattatataatattgaaaataattttaaaggtattggattaaatggtttattaaaaattattacaacaacaaccacaacaaccaccaccacaacaacaacaacaacaacagcaacaacaattaaacaaaataaagataatgaaataattgaatttttaattgaaaaatttcaatcaattgatagtgaccaattaaaagaaacaatagatttaaattatttaattatggaaattaaaaattatgaatTAATAGATAAGATATTAGATTTAGTAccttcaaaaattaaaataatagataaaaataataataataatagtaataataataataaaaaaataaaaaataaaattaataatggttaTATTAATATCGATAgtgatattgataatgataataataataataataataataataataataataataataataataataataataataaaaataaaaatagtaatagttatatcgataataataatgatgatgatgatgatgatgatgatgatgatgatgatgatgatgatgatgatgatgatgatgatgatgatgatgatgatgataatgaaaataatgatgaaaataatgataatagtttAATTAAGAATTTCccaattgaatcattaaatggatttaattcaatggaattactatcaattttaaaattagtatttaaaattaaaaaaaaagaaattcaaattaaagatattaatcaattttataaattagaGAATTCAAGtgatcaaattaaatttataaaatcaaccattattaaagaattaaaaaaaataaatttaatagttgAATATTTCATAGAATATGATGAAATTTTAGATGATATTGAATATCAAGCTATCAATCCTAATGCtaatggtaatagtaatgatagtggtagtaatgatagtaatgatagtggtagtggtattgataataattttaataacaaattagaaaattcattattagatgaaattttttcaaattttagtttaaatggtttaaattatttaataaaaagaaattgtttaaaaaataataataataataataataataataataataataataataataataataataataataataataataataataataataataataataataataataataatattaaaaaagattatgaatttcataatgataaaacaaattttaaaaaagatcaagaaaaaataaattcaatatttaaaaggtttaattcatttattaatcttTATAATCAACAAACAGTATTATCATATccaattgaaaaagttttattaaaatattcagAATTTGGTTATTCTTCAATCATTATACCattaattagtaataataataataataataataataataataataataataataataataataataataataataataataataataataataataataataataataataataataataataataataataataataataataataataataataataataataataatgaaaataataataataataatcctttagatttagatttaaaattattacaaatgataattaaaaattcaaaaagatttgaaattgattttgaaaaaagaatattagaagattcattattaaaaataaagaaatcattaataaGTAATCATAGTGAacttgaaaaaaatattgaaaaaatttatagtttaattttagattcaattttaaatttaaatttagattcattaaaatcaatttataattttattttaaaacagGGTTTTGAACAATCaacattattaattcaattaccaaaattaaaatttcaaaatctttttcattatcaagatgaattaatttttaaaagagtagatgaaaataatcatcaacaagattttaaaattattaaagatattttcaatttttttaataatatgaaatatatatcaaaacatttttttaataatattattaaatgtttaacatcatcaaaagaattttcattaaaagaaaaggaaaaattaattaaaagaatcaattttaCAAGATATccaaaatcatcattaaaaatagtatttttaaatttaattcaaaagaattttaatatttcaaaattaattttatcaagaATAATagataacaataacaacaacaatggtgatgatggtgatgatggagttgttgatattttcaatggatttaaaaaaagttataatgaaattataaaaattaaatttgaacaaGAATTAGGTAGAGATAAAccatatattattataaaaaagaatttaaagagTGAATATTTAGATAAACCAATTCAAGAAGAAGAACTTAGTGATGAACATTATGAAATGGATTCAATGGTAAATCAATTATATGAATATgatgaaatttattatttcattgataaattattatcgagtagtggtggtggtggtgtacTGATTAATCATAAAGATTGTTTTCAATTCATATTTGaacatttatttaatttaatattacaatcAAAACAATGTACATTGGAGCTAGtgaatgaattaattgaaaagtaTAAAGAGTATCAAATCAAAGTACCACATggtttttatcaaattttcaattaccTTTATTTGAAATCACCATCATTGGCTCATTTCACTATGGAAACTTGGGACTTGTTTCAGTATGGCTATTTCCGTGTCAATcgatatttaaatgatagtCACTTCACATTTGACTACATTTACAATTGTAAAGATTGTTTTGAAATCTTTACTAAACTATCAGACAGTTTCATTGAAACCATTAGAGCCACactttattttgaaaatccaGCAGAACAAAAACAAAGTGATTATGAAACTTTGAATGAGAATTGCATATTTCTAATGGATCTCAATCTATTAGATTATTTCTTTCGTTTTATGACTCACACAAAATCAATACCATTCTTAAATGCAGATTCATTATATTTCATAGTTATGAAATTCGATAATATCGATAGAATCGAAGAGatcattcaatttttattattggaaaGATGTGAAGTTacagttttaaaattattagaagtTGCAATTGAATCTGGTAGAATTGAAACTGTCAATTATctattatcaaattatttacaagAATTAACTAATCAAGGACCTTTAAAAACCTATTATACAATATTtcaattcaataatttatcaattttaaatattttcttatcaaatgaaatttataaatcattattagcattatatgaaattaataGTGAAATTCAATATTCTGATAGtgaatcttttaaattcattaatggTACTTatgaaaaagatttttataataaatcttttaaatatggttatttatcaatttgtaaattattagagGAACATTAtggttcaaataataataataatcaagataataatagtgaaaatagtagtagtaatggtggtaataatattgttaaattaaaattaaaattaaaaactattgAAAAAGCAATTCAAAATGATCAtatagaaattattaaatattattatttaaattatccacaatataaatatttaattaaatattctttaaGGAAATTAAAACCTttagattttaattattttaaatggttaaaataa
- a CDS encoding hypothetical protein (Similar to Oryza sativa (Rice), and Oryza sativa (Japonica cultivar-group). B1060H01.9 protein (OSJNBb0036G09.15 protein)): MNIDKVFKLAKGFFGRSKNCKSLARERVEKGLEYNYVSRKLKKRDFRKMWIERINAGARQHEMTYSDFQRGLIASGVEINRKILSELAVSEPFSFKVLVDHSKNTVSNLHPKSYIPLDQPKN, from the exons atgaatattgataaagtttttaaattagCAAAAGGTTTTTTTGGTAGATCAAAGAATTGTAAAAGTTTAGCAAGAGAAAGAGTTGAAAAAGGTTTAGAATATAATTATGTTTCAcgtaaattaaagaaaagagATTTCCGTAAAATGTGGATTGAACGTATAAATGCAGGTGCTCGTCAACATGAAATGACCTATAGTGATTTTCAAAGAGGTTTAATTGCTAGTGGTGTTGAAATTAATAGAAAG attttatCAGAATTAGCAGTTTCAGAACCATTTAGTTTCAAAGTATTAGTAGATCATAGTAAAAATACTGTATCAAATCTTCACCCAAAATCTTATATTCCATTGGATCAacctaaaaattaa
- the cinD-2 gene encoding hypothetical protein, which yields MDVQTKYGAGQNKVLGGANQKKIVESEEDIALPELNPSVPQAIQRARNALKMTQKELAFKINERPGVINEYESGSAIPSQAVLSKLEKALNVKLRGKEIGKPLK from the exons atggaCGTTCAAACTAAAT aCGGAGCTGGTCAAAATAAAGTATTAGGTGGTgccaatcaaaaaaagattgtTGAATCTGAAGAAGATATTGCTC TCCCAGAATTAAATCCATCAGTACCACAAGCAATTCAAAGAGCCAGAAATGCTTTGAAAATGACACAAAAAGAATTAGCattt aaaattaatgaaagaCCAGGTGTAATCAATGAATATGAAAGTGGTTCTGCCATCCCAAGTCAAGCTGTTCTTTCAAAATTAGAGAAGGCTTTGAATGTTAAATTA AGAGGAAAAGAAATTGGCAAACCACTCAAATAA
- the abcG17-2 gene encoding ABC transporter G family protein, whose translation MEEDKTFQSIRISENNNNNNNNNNNNNNNNNNNLNNNNDNDYDYDSINNIEEKFENVSKELEGQSIKFREIDGGKNNNNHDIELGERKPENEEDFKLRQYFEDSQRQKMLINHKPKKMGVSIKNLTVVGQGADNSVIVDNSTPFKALGKLLNPFNYFKKDKNKINTFNILNDINAFIEDGKMLLVLGRPGAGCSTLLRVIANQRESYISVDGDVTYGNIAASDWSKYRGETLYTGEEDIHHPTLTVRETLDFTLKLKTPGNRLPEESKRNFRTKIYELLVSMYGLVNQGDTMVGNEFVRGLSGGERKRITITEAMVSGSSITCWDCSTRGLDAASAYDYAKSLRIMSDTLDKTTIASFYQASDSIYNLFDKVIVLDKGRCIYFGPIGLAKQYFLDLGFDCEPRKSTPDFLTGITNPQERIVKVGFEGRVPETSVDLEDAWKKSQLFQSMKHAQLEYEKQVEQQKPSVDFKEQVLNEKSRTTSKNSEYSSSFYAQTIALTQRQLSLTWGDKFTLTSRFLTILVLSFIFGGIYFQQPLTTDGLFTRGGAIFTSIIFNCILTQGELHGALSGRRILQKHKSYALYRPSAYFVSQILIDIPFILVQVFLHSFIVYFMYGFEYRADKFFIFCFTLVGVSLSSASLFRGFANFTPSLFTAQNLMNFVFIFEVNYFGYSQTPDKMHSWFKWTYYINPLAYAFKSLMINEFKGLDFSCLDSAIPFDHFNNSTYSDMSHRICAVPGSIEGSLSVKGENYLWDALQINSDHRALNVVVIFLFWLFYIGLNLFAVEYFDWTSGGYTHKVYKRGKAPKLNDVEEERNQNQIVKKATDNMKDTLKMRGGLFSWKSISYTVPVAGTNKLLLDDIMGWIKPGQMTALMGSSGAGKTTLLDVLAKRKTMGTVTGESLLNGKQLEIDFERITGYVEQMDVHNPGLTVREALRFSAKLRQEPWVPLKDKYQYVEHVLEMMEMKHLGDALIGTLETGVGISVEERKRLTIGVELVAKPQILFLDEPTSGLDAQSSYNIIKFIRKLADAGMPLVCTIHQPSSVLFEHFDRILLLARGGKTVYFGDIGDKSKTLTSYFERHGVRPCTESENPAEYILEATGAGIHGKTDVNWPEAWKQSSEYQNVVNELDLLRTKEELGKYILDSDLQVDGKQAPPREFANGFLTQFIEVYKRLNIIYYRDVFYTMGSFAQSAVSGLVIGFTFYDLKNSSSDQQQRIFMSWEAMILGVLLIYLVLPMFFIQKEYFKRDTASKYYSWHAFSLSMIAVEIPYVVLSSTLFFIATYWTSGIDSTASANFYYWLMHTMFSVYIVSFAQALGAACVNIAISIAALPIVLFYLFLLCGVQIPPPAMSSFYQDWLYHLNPAKYFLEGLITTVLKPIEVLCTDVDLIKFTAPSGTDCQTYSAPFLQQATGYVVPLSNTTNECGYCIYSSGSDYFETSLGWDYGHRWRNFGIIVAYWGSSILAVLFFVYLTQKPRR comes from the exons atggaagaGGATAAAACTTTTCAATCAATTAGAATTTccgaaaataataataataataataataataataataataataataataataataataataatttaaataataataatgataatgattatgattatgattcaataaataatattgaagaaaaatttgaaaatgtttcAAAAGAATTAGAAGGACAATCAATCAAATTTAGAGAAATTGATGgtggtaaaaataataataaccatgATATTGAGTTGGGTGAAAGAAAACcagaaaatgaagaagattttaaattaagaCAATATTTTGAGGATTCTCAAAGACaaaaaatgttaattaaTCATAAACCAAAGAAAATGGgtgtttcaattaaaaatttaactgTTGTTGGTCAAGGTGCTGATAATTCtgtaattgttgataattcAACACCATTTAAAGCTTTaggaaaattattaaatcctTTTAATTA ttttaaaaaagataaaaataaaattaatacatttaatatattaaatgatattaatgCATTTATTGAAGATGGTAAAATGTTATTAGTATTAGGTAGACCAGGTGCAGGTTGTTCAACTTTATTAAGAGTAATTGCAAATCAACGTGAATCATATATTTcagttgatggtgatgtaACATATGGTAATATTGCAGCAAGTGATTGGTCAAAATATAGAGGTGAAACTCTTTATACAGGTGAGGAAGATATTCATCATCCAACTCTAACAGTTCGTGAAACATTGGATTttacattaaaattaaagacaCCAGGTAATCGTTTACCAGAAGAAagtaaaagaaattttagaaCTAAAATCTATGAATTATTAGTTAGTATGTATGGTTTAGTGAATCAAGGTGATACAATGGTTGGTAATGAATTTGTTAGAGGTTTATCAGGTGgtgaaagaaaaagaataacAATTACAGAGGCTATGGTTTCAGGTTCATCCATTACATGTTGGGATTGTTCAACCAGAGGTTTGGATGCAGCATCAGCCTATGATTATGCAAAATCCTTAAGAATCATGTCTGATACATTAGATAAAACTACAATTGCATCATTTTATCAAGCATCAGattcaatttataatttattcgATAAAGTTATTGTTTTAGATAAAGGTCGTTGTATTTATTTTGGTCCAATTGGTTTGGCAAAACAATACTTTTTAGATTTAGGATTCGATTGTGAACCACGTAAATCAACTCCAGATTTTTTAACTGGTATTACAAATCCACAAGAACGTATTGTTAAAGTTGGGTTTGAAGGTAGAGTACCAGAGACTTCTGTCGATTTAGAAGATGCTTGGAAGAAATCACAATTATTCCAATCAATGAAACATGCTCAATTAGAATATGAAAAACAAGTTGAACAACAAAAACCATCTGTTGATTTTAAAGAACAAGTATTGAATGAAAAAAGTAGAACAACTTCTAAAAACTCTGAATATAGTTCTAGTTTTTATGCTCAAACAATTGCTTTAACTCAAAGACAATTAAGTTTAACTTGGGGTGATAAATTTACATTAACTTCACGTTTTCTAACTATTCttgtattatcatttatttttggtgGTATTTATTTCCAACAACCATTAACAACGGATGGTTTATTTACAAGAGGTGGTGCTATTTTCACttctatcattttcaattgtatttTAACTCAAGGGGAGCTCCACGGTGCTCTATCAGGTCGAAGGATCTTACAAAAACATAAAAGCTATGCTCTATATCGTCCTTCAGCTTATTTTGTTTCACAAATTCTAATTGATATTCCATTTATATTGGTTCAAGTATTTTTACATTCATTCATAGTTTATTTCATGTATGGCTTTGAATATCGTGCTGataaattctttatattttgtttCACATTGGTTGGTGTATCATTATCAAGTGCTTCATTATTTAGAGGTTTTGCAAATTTTACTCCATCTTTATTTACTGcacaaaatttaatgaattttgttttcatttttgaagtaaattattttggttaTTCTCAAACTCCAGATAAAATGCATTCTTGGTTTAAATGGACTTATTata ttaatCCATTAGCATATGcatttaaaagtttaatgattaatgaatttaaaggtTTAGATTTTTCATGTTTAGATAGTGCTATTCCATTTgatcattttaataattcaacataTTCTGATATGTCACATAGAATTTGTGCAGTACCAGGTTCAATTGAAGGTTCTTTGTCTGTTAAAggtgaaaattatttatggGATGCATTACAAATTAATAGTGATCATAGAGCATTAAATGTTGTAGTAATTTTCTTATTTTGGTTATTTTATATTGGATTGAATTTATTCGCCGTTGAATATTTCGATTGGACAAGTGGTGGTTATACTCATAAAGTATATAAAAGAGGTAAAGctccaaaattaaatgatgttgaagaagaaagaaatcaaaatcaaatcgTAAAGAAAGCAACTGATAATATGAAAGATACTTTAAAGATGAGAGGTGGTCTTTTCTCTTGGAAATCAATTTCTTATACTGTACCAGTAGCTGgaacaaataaattactaTTGGATGATATTATGGGTTGGATTAAACCTGGTCAAATGACTGCTTTGATGGGTTCATCAGGTGCTGGTAAAACAACCCTACTCGATGTATTGGCAAAAAGAAAAACCATGGGTACTGTAACTggtgaatcattattaaatggtaAGCAATtggaaattgattttgaacgTATCACTGGTTATGTTGAACAAATGGATGTTCATAATCCAGGTTTAACAGTTAGAGAGGCATTAAGATTCTCTGCAAAACTTCGTCAAGAACCATGGGTaccattaaaagataaatatcAATATGTTGAACATGTTTTAGAAATGATGGAAATGAAACATTTAGGTGATGCTTTAATTGGTACTTTGGAAACTGGTGTTGGTATTTCAGTtgaagaaagaaaaagattaaCAATTGGTGTTGAATTAGTTGCAAAACCACAAATTCTCTTCCTTGATGAACCTACATCAGGTTTGGATGCTCAATCatcatataatattattaaattcattcgTAAATTAGCCGATGCGGGTATGCCATTGGTTTGTACAATTCATCAACCATCATCAGTATTATTTGAACATTTCGATCGTATTCTTTTATTGGCTAGAGGTGGTAAAACTGTTTATTTCGGTGATATTGGtgataaatcaaaaactTTAACATCATACTTTGAACGTCATGGTGTTCGTCCATGTACTGAAAGTGAAAATCCAGCAGAATATATTTTAGAAGCAACTGGTGCAGGTATTCATGGTAAGACCGATGTTAATTGGCCAGAAGCTTGGAAACAATCATCAGAGTATCAAAATGTTGTCAATGAATTGGATCTTTTAAGAACAAAAGAAGAATTgggaaaatatattttagatAGTGATTTGCAAGTCGATGGTAAGCAAGCACCACCAAGAGAATTTGCAAATGGTTTCCTAACTCAATTCATTGAGGTTTACAAACGTTTaaatatcatttattatCGTGACGTTTTCTATACAATGGGTAGTTTTGCTCAAAGTGCTGTATCTGGTTTAGTAATTGGTTTCACtttttatgatttaaaaaatagttcatccgatcaacaacaaagaaTCTTTATGAGTTGGGAAGCAATGATTCTTGGtgtattattgatttatttggttttaCCAATGTTTTTCAttcaaaaagaatatttCAAACGTGATACTGCTAGTAAATATTATTCATGGCATGCATTCTCCTTGTCTATGATTGCCGTTGAAATTCCATATGTAGTTTTATCAAGTACTTTGTTTTTCATTGCAACCTATTGGACCTCTGGTATTGATTCAACCGCTAGTGCAAACTTTTACTATTGGTTAATGCATACAATGTTTAGTGTTTATATTGTTTCATTTGCTCAAGCTTTAGGTGCTGCATGTGTTAATATCGCCATTTCAATCGCTGCTTTACCAATTGTTCTCTTTTATCTCTTTTTACTTTGTGGAGTTCAAATTCCACCACCAGCAATGAGTTCATTCTATCAAGATTGGTTATACCATTTAAACCCTGCTAAATATTTCTTGGAAGGTTTAATCACTACTGTattaaaaccaattgaaGTTTTATGTACTGATgtagatttaattaaattcacTGCTCCAAGTGGTACCGATTGTCAAACCTATTCTGCACCATTCCTCCAACAAGCTACTGGTTATGTTGTTCCATTAAGTAATACTACAAACGAATGTGGTTATTGTATTTACAGTTCAGGTTCTGATTATTTCGAAACAAGTTTAGGTTGGGATTATGGTCATCGTTGGAGAAATTTTGGAATTATTGTTGCTTATTGGGGTAGTTCAATTTTAGCAGTATTATTCTTTGTTTATCTCACTCAAAAACCAAGAcgttaa
- the ddo-1 gene encoding D-amino-acid:oxygen oxidoreductase (Similar to deaminating), translated as MNQNKNNNNKNPKINLLIIGCGCIGLSTGIIALKSGNYKSVSIWAKDLPPNTTSNKAAALWYPFLCNPLDLVGKWSAETMQYYKDHIINDPKSGTITKKVNEIFRRPHPEDPEWKPYIKSFRRARKDELPDGYVDGYAIDDGFVMDTDMYMDYLVDQFKSLGGIIEQRHLVDIREAFVDHDVVVNCTGLGSRELFNDRTIYPGRGQIIVIKNSTDRSIMDEEDHIAYVIPRLTNTVLGGTNQEHDYNTNPTKKDTEEILKRVAMISPRFAKNRIEIQGVKVGLRPARHEIRLENEFFEGGSKLVVHNYGHGGSGFTVSWGCAIEAIKLVDQGLPKLLHFNKLISKL; from the coding sequence atgaatcaaaataaaaataataataataaaaatccaaaaattaatttattaattattggatGTGGTTGTATTGGTTTATCAACAGGTATTATTGCATTAAAGAGTGGTAATTATAAGAGTGTATCAATTTGGGCCAAAGATTTACCACCAAATACAACCTCAAATAAAGCAGCAGCATTATGGTATCCATTTTTATGTAATCCACTAGATTTAGTTGGTAAATGGTCAGCAGAAACCATGCAATATTATAAAGATCATATTATTAATGACCCAAAATCAGGTACAATCACAAAGAAAgtaaatgaaattttcaGACGTCCACATCCAGAAGATCCAGAATGGAAACCATACATTAAATCATTTAGAAGAGCTAGAAAAGATGAACTACCAGATGGATATGTAGATGGTTATGCAATTGATGACGGTTTCGTTATGGACACTGATATGTATATGGATTATTTAGTCGACCAATTCAAAAGTTTAGGTGGAATCATTGAACAAAGACACCTCGTTGATATTCGTGAAGCTTTTGTTGACCATGATGTAGTTGTAAATTGCACCGGTTTAGGATCACGTGAATTATTCAATGATCGTACAATTTATCCAGGTCGTGGTCAAATTATCGTTATTAAAAACTCAACCGATCGTTCAATCATGGATGAAGAAGATCATATCGCATATGTAATTCCACGTTTAACAAATACAGTTTTAGGTGGTACAAATCAAGAACACGATTACAATACAAATCCAACTAAAAAAGATACTGAAGAAATCTTAAAACGTGTAGCCATGATTTCACCACGTTTTgctaaaaatagaattgaaATTCAAGGTGTTAAAGTTGGTCTACGTCCTGCTAGACATGAAATTCGTTTAGAAAATGAATTCTTTGAAGGTGGTTCAAAATTAGTAGTTCATAACTATGGTcatggtggtagtggtttcACTGTAAGTTGGGGTTGTGCTATTGAAGCAATTAAATTAGTTGATCAAGGtttaccaaaattattacattttaataaattaataagtaaattataa